One Arachis hypogaea cultivar Tifrunner chromosome 2, arahy.Tifrunner.gnm2.J5K5, whole genome shotgun sequence genomic window, CAGAATAGTAAAATGACAAAGACCCAAGTAGGTTATGTGCATGTACTTCAAATTTTGGTATGTGACATAATACCATCATTATTAAAAGTTAGATAAGATACTCCACTTCTTGTGTTTGAACGGTTGagatttttctcctttctctAGATCTCTGGCAGTTTTGTTTGTCAATGACTGCATAGAACTCAGAAGATCCTCcaccagaaaaagaaagaaaatggcagAGAGTAGAACTCATGTAGTGATGCTTCCATGGTGTGCCTTTGGTCACTTGATACCATTTTTCCATCTTTCCATATCCTTAGCCAAATCTGGTGTTCATGTCTCATTCATATCAACACCCAGAAACATTCAAAGGCTTCCGAAACCACCTTCAACTTTGGCTCATTTGTTAGATTTGGTCGAACTTCCATTGCCATCCTTAGACGCCGGCCTCTTGCCCGAAGGAGCTGAGGCCACCGTGGACATTCCATCTGATAAAGTTCAATACTTAAAATTGGCAACTGATCAACTTCAACAATAATATGTGATTTTCATTCATACTGGATTGTAGACATCGCCCAGGAGTTTCAGGTGAAACTACAGTTTTTTTCAGTCATTACTGCTTCGGTTCAAGTGTTCTTTGGACCACCAGGTGCAAGGGGTGCACTCCCATCTCCCAAAGATCTAACAGTACCGCCGGAATGGATTACTTTCCCATCTTCAGTGGCTTACCAGATGCATGAAGCCATTGCTATTTTTGATGGTGCCTACCAGGAAAATGTTTCCGGCCTAAGCGACATAGAAAGGTTTAACAAGGTATTTGGTGCTTCGCAAGCTGTGTTATTTCGCAGTTGTCACGAGATTGAAGGTGAGTATCTGAATCTGTACCAAGAATTGATTGGGAAGCCAGTTATTCCCATTGGTCTGCTTCCTCCAGATAAGCCAGAGAGAAGAATGGTTGATGAGTCTTGGTGTAAGACATTTGAGTGGCTTGATGCGCAAGCAACCAAATCAGTAGTCTTTGTGGGGTTTGGGAGCGAGTGTAAATTGAGTAAAGATCAAGTTTTTGAGATAGCTTATGGATTAGAGCTTTCTGAATTGCCCTTTCTATGGATCCTGAGAAAACCAACTTGGGCAATTCATGATCATGAATCTCTACCTCTTGGTTTTGTTGAAAGAACATCAAAGAGAGGAAAAGTATGCATGGGATGGGCACCACAACAGGAAATTCTGGCACATCCATCTATTGGGGTATCTTTTTTTCATTCTGGTTGGGGATCTGTGATTGAAAATCTGCAATTTGGAAACACTCTTGTTGTGTTGCCCTTCATTGTTGATCAACCTCTTACCGCGAGGTTTTTGGTCGAAAAGGGATTGGCAATTGAAGTGAAAAGAAACAATGAAGATGGGTCGTTCAGTCGAGATGACATAGCCAAATCCCTTAGAGAAGCAATGGTTATGGAGGAAGGGGAGAAGCTCAGAAACAAAACAAGAGACGCTGCTAATGTTGTAGGAGACTTGAAGCTACACCAGGATTACATGGCGGAATTTGTCAAGTTTCTTAAGACAGGAATCTGGAAACAGATCTAGTCCTACTGTTGTAGCAATGTTTGGATTTCCATTTAGAACTTCAAAGCTATGGCTTTCGGACAAAGAGCTACAATAGAATAACCTTTGACCAAACGTTAAGCTTTCCAAATAGGGATTCAAATATGCTAATAGATTCTTTAAGAGTGTTGATATGTGATTTCAGTAATCCTTtgtaaatgataaataaataaaccgTAGCAGTGAGTTACCTATGTAAGTGAGTGAACATGGTTGTCTTGGTTTGAGAAGTAATGCAGATTTGGAATGAATATTTAAGAATGCATATTGAAATACAAATATAATGTGAATATGTGATCATCAATAGTAATTGGGCATTCATTCTTTAATTATAATAGACAGAAACAACTGGACAATCATCAGAGTTAGAGTTTAAAGTTCATCAACTGAGTGTGTAAGATTCTCACATGAATTGTGCTAAATTGCTGTTAGAACTGACATGCAAAATTAAAATCTGAAGTCAAAAGATGCAAACTACAAgtattaattacaaaaatacatTTGGTTCTCGCTTGGGAACTGATTTGTGTGAAATAATACTCTTCTTTTTCAGAATCTGTTTGGGGGAGTACATAATTTGAACCCAAAAGAGGAGAGGGGTAAAAACTTCTATCCAAAGACACCAGTAGAGCATGTTAATATCCATGCAGGCCTTGTATCAGTGTAAAACTTTGCAAGTATATGAATCATGTCTTCAAAAATAATCAACCTGGCAATGTGCTGCCAAGAGCTATCCCATGATTCTTAATGACCTGAACTGCATGCAGGAGAACGTCTTGTTCTGCAGCAAATAACTCATCTTTGCGCtgcaagaaaagagaaaaattagaTATGCATTAGAGATAAAAAGATGTGCAGCAAAATATAAAGGTGAATAAGGGGCAGAAAACATTTGAGAAGAACTCTTCCGAAAGCATTTTATAAACAAAAACCATTCACCGAGAAAATATCGACTGATTCTGGGATTTAGGTGGGTGCAGTACCATGTGTTTGAGGTTGTATCCAATAGTCAATTCTGCATATGAACTTTCCACTCTTGACAAGAAACAGTAAGGAACCTCTTTTCCCAAGAACACCTTTGCATGTGATCTTAGCATGCTTTTTATATCCTCAGATAACTGGGGAATCTTACTTAAATCCTCAATTTGCAAAGGGATTTTGCTGATGATGCCACGACACTCAGCACGAGATTTGTTCACTATAACCTGCAACGTATGCATGGAAAAGAAGGTTATAAGTATGATCACTGAGGACGCGAATCTGCATGTGCGAATAAGAGGCATGAACTTCAACAATTACAAACGTTATCACGTCTGTAGGAGAAGTTTCGTAGCACGAAATACGAAACATAACTTAGTCTTAGGAATACAAGACAAGACAAGGTAACATTTTTTTCTTACATGATGTATCCCTATTTATCTCTCTTATTAAGTTATTATGCATAAACAAAAGGACACaagaattataaataaatttaagtgACATGCAACAAAAGGACACAAGAATTATGTATCTCTCACATCTTAAGTTATGTTACAAAAACCCCGGAAGAAAGGGCGAAAGCAAAGCTTACCTGGCTAGAAAAAAAGGAATTCGGCACTATGACTGGAAACTTCTCAGTACTCAGCAACGATGTTGTAGTAAGGCCCATTTCCACCACTTGACCCTCAACTGAGCCAGCCTGCAATTTGTGCAATTTCTCAGACACGTTTTGGAAAAATAACTTCtacgaaataaaataaaaagaaatagtcACTAATTTGCACCTATTCAATCAACGTACTTTTATTGTATCTCCTATTGAAAAGGGCCTGGAAAACTGCATAGATAAACCACTGAAAACATTGCCAAGGATATCTCTTGCAGCAAAAGCAGTAGCAACTCCTGTTTGAAGGTAAAAGAGCAGCATAAAATCACCCATTTGTCATTCGCTCAGGACAGGAAACAGTGTTATAAAAGAAGACATTCAGTTcagcaaacaaaagaaaaggaCACATTATCAAACAGGAAAGAAACTCCTACAGAGAGCAAGTTATACATTCTCTTCTTCACAAAACCAAGTTATGCAATCTTTTTTCAGTTCAACTCATTCGACAATCCCAAAGCATCATAATCTGTAAAATATATCTATGGAATACGTACCTCCGATACCACCAACAGTTACAATAGATTGCACAGCCACACCACAAGCCTCAGCCAAAGCCATTATACCAATCATAAACAGACCAACAGATGAGATTCTATCTAGAGTGAGCAATTTCTCCCTGTCAAGTCCAAGTAAACCTTGATTGGACAGGGTACGATGAAAAACATTTGTCTTCCATCTATGCAAAAACCATACAAACGAAATAATCGCTGCACCCCTCCAAGCCGGCACAAGATATTGTGAAGTTATAGTTGTTGGAGCTACCATTGCACC contains:
- the LOC112732475 gene encoding mechanosensitive ion channel protein 1, mitochondrial, producing MAAVRFSHLKRLQSSIKGSLNVELCHNSVDMNLARSARLPSDSLSNVYYKRELQSPRIFTKNQFRSIPSECHASSSPVITKHNALVYPGLSPSFRIRGALPFASMSPGLNCRTFSSVLGGKGSRDHNGTEIAAGAGDDSVVAGDLAEKVKDTWKSVVETATHAGEKVKEASDELTPYAQQLLDSHPYLNKVVIPVGSTLTATLVAWFLMPWILRKFHKYAMKGPISLIPGSTSWEQVTYEKSFWGAMEDPVRYLVTFITLSQIGAMVAPTTITSQYLVPAWRGAAIISFVWFLHRWKTNVFHRTLSNQGLLGLDREKLLTLDRISSVGLFMIGIMALAEACGVAVQSIVTVGGIGGVATAFAARDILGNVFSGLSMQFSRPFSIGDTIKAGSVEGQVVEMGLTTTSLLSTEKFPVIVPNSFFSSQVIVNKSRAECRGIISKIPLQIEDLSKIPQLSEDIKSMLRSHAKVFLGKEVPYCFLSRVESSYAELTIGYNLKHMRKDELFAAEQDVLLHAVQVIKNHGIALGSTLPG